The genomic segment CTCCTGCATAAGCTTCTTCAACAATTTCTCTATCTTGAGCCATAAATTGTTGTGGTTGAGCTAATTTAATCTTCTTTCCACCTTGCATGTGGTATACATCTTCACCTTTATTAAATTTACCTGAACAAATTCTCATAAATGCGATTCTATCTCTATGAGCCTTATTCATATTTGCTTGAATTTTAAATACAAAAGCAGAGAACTTATCATCAAATGGATCAATAGTTCCACCACTTGAATTTCTAGCAAGTGGTGATGTAGTCATTTCTAAGAAATGTTCCAAGAATGGTTCCACACCAAAGTTAGTTAATGCTGATCCAAAAAATACTGGTGTTAATTCTCCACGACGTACAACATCTAAATCTAATTCATCTCCAGCAATATCTAAAAGCTCAATATCTTCCATTAATTTATCGTGAAGAGCATCTCCCAATATTTCTCTAAACTTAGGATCATCTGGTGAACCTTCTATTGCTTCAACTTCATTTTGACCGTGATTTCCACCATTGAAAGCTATAATTCTGTTATTGTCTCTTTCATATACTCCTTTGAATTCCTTACCGGAACCAATTGGCCAATTCATTGGATAAGTTTTAATTCCAAGTTCATTTTCAATATCATCTAATAATTGGAATGGATCTTTAGCCTCTCTATCCATCTTATTTATAAATGTGAAAATTGGCATTTCTCTTAAAGAAGCAACGTGGAATAACTTTCTTGTTTGATCTTCTATACCCTTAGCAGCATCTACAACCATAACTGCTGAGTCTGCAGCCATAAGAGTTCTATATGTATCTTCTGAGAAGTCTTGGTGACCTGGAGTATCTAATATGTTAATACAGTGATTATTATAGTTAAATTGCATAACTGAAGAAGTAACTGAGATACCTCTTTGCTTTTCGATTTCCATCCAGTCAGAAACTGCATGCTTAGATGCCTTTCTGGCTTTAACAGAACCTGCAAGTCTAATAGCTCCTCCATATAATAAAAACTTTTCTGTAAGTGTAGTTTTACCTGCATCAGGGTGAGATATAATTGCAAAGGTTCTTCTTTTCTCTATTTCTTTTATATAATCAGCCAACGCTAAATCCTCCTAAATTTTATATATCATTATTTTAAAATGATAAAACCTATATAGCTTTATTTAAAATTTATAACTTCATTTATATATACTTATACTACTTCATTATTAACTAAATTATTATATCATATGAAATATATTATGTACACTTTATGCAGTATATTTACTTGAGCCTGTCCTTTATTAATGCCAGATAAACTAATCTGTTAAATAAGATTAATTATAAAAACAAAAAGTAAATAGTAACAAAAATTTAATTATTTGTTTAGATTAAATTTATATTTTCATAACATTTTTGTCACTTTTTTACTATATAATGATTTAATGGAACATAAACTAAATCATATTATATTAGTTTCTGTTAGTTTCAAAACTTTTAGATGAAATTATAAGTTTTGTTAACAAATTTTATTTTTATATTAAATTTTTAATTATTAGGGAGGAAAAAAATTATGTTTAAAAGAGCAACCAAAATTACATCTTTATTAGTGGCAGCTGCTTCAGTTATGTCTTTAGTTCCTGCATATGCTGCAGATGTAAAGAAAATTGATTCAGATGATGGCACTGTATATAATGCAGTAGCTTACAAAGATGGTAAGTTCTTTGTGGATGGAGAAATTAATGATGACGAAGAAGCTTATTATGTATCTAATGGAAAGTTTAATAAATTAGAAGATGTAGATTCAGGAGACGATGCTGATTTATTCGGAGAAAAATATCTTGATATAGACGATGGTGATTACACTGTAGACTTAGATAAAGGTAGTGTAACTGATGATGATACCAAAGGTGATATAGCCGACGATGCTGCCGGAGATTTAAGAAAAAAAATTAAGGACGATACTGATGACAGATATGATGAAGACTTTGCAAAAAACATGATAGACGAAAATAAAGATGATACTGAAGATTTAACTAAATTAAATATACTTCCAGGCGCTAAATATAAATCTCCTTGGTATTATACACAGTATAAAGCAGCAGATAAGGCTGTGAATGATAATGTTAATGGATTAAAAGGAACAGATGCATCAAAACAATTTTTTAATGTTTATACTGACACAAAAGGTGGCTACATTGATGCTGACTATAACTTAGGAAAAGTTAAGGTTACAACCACTGCTAGTGGTGCATCACCTAAAACAGAAACAATAGAAAATACTAATGATAAATACGATGCTGCTGGTAAGGATGATGCACTAACTGCAAGTGTTTCCCAAGATAAAATATTGACACAAGATGATGATTATATTTATAGACTTGCAACTATAAAAGTAAATGTAACTACTGGTGCTGGTGTTACTGCTAGAATAAGTGAAATAAATGGTGTTGAACTTAACCCAACAAACCCAAACGACAAACCACAAATATTTAAAGTTGAAAATGATGGAAGAACTGTATCATTCAAGGCTATTCAAAAAATATCCAAGGCTCAAGACTCTGATGATGTTGATGGAGCTAAATATGCAAAAACTGTAACTACTTATGCACTTTCTGATGAAGATGGTAAAAACCTAGATGCTAAAGACTTATTCCTAAATACTGATGGCACTATCAATGAAGATACTAAATTTACTGTAGCTAACGGAAAACTTATAGCCTACAATACAGAAATGAATGAGTATAAAAAAGTTGTTGTCAGAGCATATTCATTAAAAACAAAAGGTGGATACTACTACGCCGACGAAGAAGATGAAAGTAAAGAAGATTGTGAAGTAAGTTCTCAAGATGATAAGACATCAGCTGTTCAAACAGACGTTGATGGAAACCTATGGAGATTAGATGGTGGATATATCTATAAATTTGATAATACAGATGATTGGGACAAAGTTTACAAAGTCGATGGATCTTTTGATGAGCTTTCAGTCTATGATAAAGACAATATAGCTGCTTGGAGTGAAGATGATGATGTTTATTCATTAATAGGAGGAAAATCTTCTGATGATAATAACACTAATCCTCCAACTACAACTGCAGGATGGGTACAAGCTGCTGATGGAACTTGGACTTATAATAAAGAAGATGGAACTAAGGCTACTGGCTGGTTAAACTTAAATGGAGTTTGGTATTATTTAAACACTGATGGTGTTATGGCTACTGGTTGGTTAAACTTAAATGGAGTTTGGTATTACTTAAATCCATCAGGAGCTATGGCTACTAGCTGGTTAAACTTAAATGGAACTTGGTACTATTTAAATTCATCAGGAGCTATGGCTACTGGTTGGTTAAATGATAATGGAACTTGGTATTATTTAAATTCATCAGGGGCTATGTTATATAACACAACTGTTGATGGTTATGTATTAGGCTCTAATGGAGCTTGGATTAGATAGTTTTAATCTAATTATTCCTTTATAAAAGGACAAGGTTTTCTATACTGTCGTTTATATACATCCTTATCTAAACGATGGTATAGCTTACCTTGTTATTTTTTATGCTATAAACAATAATATTTCTATATCTAAATTGATCCCTAACTGCATATATTTCATACTTCTCTAATTTTTCTATTCCTATATAACACTATTTTCACCTTAAATTCTTTATTGATCTCAGAACTTCATAACCTATTCTATATTTCTAATTAATTATCATTTATAAACTCACACTAGATTTTATATACAGATATCACGTCAAGCCAAAGTAAAAGTTACCTAATAATACTTAAAGGAATGTATATTATATTAAAATACGAATCATCATTACCCTTAATTTTCTTATAATTTTGATATTTTTCCAAAAAGAGTACCAAAATTTTCACATATATTTTGTATAATATAGCGAAAAAGTTAAATATCACTTTTAATTTCGAAAAAATAAAAAAATATTTAAATAAAATATTATATAAAATGGAGGATAAATTATGCTAAAAAGATTAACTAATGCAACATCACTACTAGTAGCTGCAGCTGCTATTATTTCAATAGTGCCTGCTCATGCGGCTGATTATAAAAAAATCGACTCACAAGAAGGTACTATATACAGCGCAACAGCATACAAAGATGGTAAATTTTATATTGATGGAGAAATTAATAACAAGGATGAAGCTGCTTACTACTTAGCAAACGGTAAATACAATAATCTATCAGATATTGATAGTGGATCCTCTTCTGAAATCTACGGTTCTAAATATGTGAACGTAGAAAATGGTGATTATTTCATTAATTTAGATAACGGTTCTGTAACTGATGAATCTATAAAAGAAAATGCAGAAGATGATGCCGCTTCAACCCTAAGAAAGAATCTGAAAAAAGATAACGATGGAAGATTCAATAAAGCTGAAGCCGAAACAATCCAAAAATTAACGAATGCAGAGCTTCCAGGGAATAAATTTTCAGATCCATGGTATAAATTTGAATATTCAAAAGACAATTCAACAAATGGGGCAATTACTAAATTAAATGTATATACTGATACTCAAGGGAACTACAT from the Clostridium beijerinckii genome contains:
- a CDS encoding peptide chain release factor 3, whose amino-acid sequence is MADYIKEIEKRRTFAIISHPDAGKTTLTEKFLLYGGAIRLAGSVKARKASKHAVSDWMEIEKQRGISVTSSVMQFNYNNHCINILDTPGHQDFSEDTYRTLMAADSAVMVVDAAKGIEDQTRKLFHVASLREMPIFTFINKMDREAKDPFQLLDDIENELGIKTYPMNWPIGSGKEFKGVYERDNNRIIAFNGGNHGQNEVEAIEGSPDDPKFREILGDALHDKLMEDIELLDIAGDELDLDVVRRGELTPVFFGSALTNFGVEPFLEHFLEMTTSPLARNSSGGTIDPFDDKFSAFVFKIQANMNKAHRDRIAFMRICSGKFNKGEDVYHMQGGKKIKLAQPQQFMAQDREIVEEAYAGDIIGVFDPGIFSIGDTLCAPSKKFKFEGIPTFAPEHFARVRPVDTMKRKQFIKGVSQIAQEGAIQVFKEIHIGMEEIIVGVVGVLQFEVLEYRLNSEYNVDVKMDRLDYRYVRWIENKDVNMDSLNLTSDTKKVKDFKDRNLLIFQNDWGISWALEHNKGIILSGVGKSEE
- a CDS encoding N-acetylmuramoyl-L-alanine amidase family protein, coding for MFKRATKITSLLVAAASVMSLVPAYAADVKKIDSDDGTVYNAVAYKDGKFFVDGEINDDEEAYYVSNGKFNKLEDVDSGDDADLFGEKYLDIDDGDYTVDLDKGSVTDDDTKGDIADDAAGDLRKKIKDDTDDRYDEDFAKNMIDENKDDTEDLTKLNILPGAKYKSPWYYTQYKAADKAVNDNVNGLKGTDASKQFFNVYTDTKGGYIDADYNLGKVKVTTTASGASPKTETIENTNDKYDAAGKDDALTASVSQDKILTQDDDYIYRLATIKVNVTTGAGVTARISEINGVELNPTNPNDKPQIFKVENDGRTVSFKAIQKISKAQDSDDVDGAKYAKTVTTYALSDEDGKNLDAKDLFLNTDGTINEDTKFTVANGKLIAYNTEMNEYKKVVVRAYSLKTKGGYYYADEEDESKEDCEVSSQDDKTSAVQTDVDGNLWRLDGGYIYKFDNTDDWDKVYKVDGSFDELSVYDKDNIAAWSEDDDVYSLIGGKSSDDNNTNPPTTTAGWVQAADGTWTYNKEDGTKATGWLNLNGVWYYLNTDGVMATGWLNLNGVWYYLNPSGAMATSWLNLNGTWYYLNSSGAMATGWLNDNGTWYYLNSSGAMLYNTTVDGYVLGSNGAWIR